A window of Anas acuta chromosome 5, bAnaAcu1.1, whole genome shotgun sequence genomic DNA:
agaaatcccgatgaaaaataattaaaattcatgGGACAATGGGACAGTTTTCTGGCTCAAGACCTACCGCAATCCTTCCTCTCCACTTAACCCACTGAAGTTTACTCAGGTTCTCCACAAGATGACACTATTTCAGAACAAGGTATTTTCCCCATGCAGATGGCATGGCAAAACTCCTGAATTCCCTAAAACATTAACAATACAAGTCCTCCTTCACATGAATGGAGACAGCAGTTTAACAGATgtagccttaaaaaaaaacatagaattcaaaattaaaaggtCAAGCTTCAGTCCGGTTAGGAACTGAAAATGCAAGAAGTGCAATTCAGGAAAGAGTTAATGATTTTGTATAATTTCAGCTTGGAAGTACAGCATAGATAATGGTTATTACAGAAGCATCCATAACATGGTCATTACAGAGACAATACTGAAAGCTGCTTTGTTAACTGCAGTAACTGTGCTCTCATTGCACAAGTCTTGTTGGCAGCAAAAGTATTCAAAATTATCCAACTGGTAGAATACAGCAATATCATTCACATTGCACTGGGACATCTTCCAGCAGGAGGACGTTCTCAGTTTACctgcaaaataattaaacagaTTAAGAGTAATGCAATTTTTGGTATGGAGAGAGAATCACTGTCTAGACAATGTactcgctttttttttttttaagctttttttttcccctctccgGTTGTT
This region includes:
- the LOC137857731 gene encoding CD59 glycoprotein-like; its protein translation is MIKMNCILLTVCIILVAFCSSGYALRCYHCENSPSLCKTNNTCLSTEDACLQMRFGKLRTSSCWKMSQCNVNDIAVFYQLDNFEYFCCQQDLCNESTVTAVNKAAFSIVSVMTMLWMLL